The Arthrobacter zhaoxinii sequence TCAAGAACCTCTCCTCCCGCGGCCGCAATGCCGTCCGCCGGGCCATCCGCGAGGGTGCGGATGTCCGCCGCGTCGAGCCGACCGAAGAAAACATGCGGACCATGTACCGCCTGATGGCCCACATTGAGGACCGTTCCGCGGCGCGGCTGCGTTCCTACGAGTACTACCACCGGTTCTGGTCCAACTTCGTAGCTGCCGGGCAGGGCCGTTTCTACTTCGCATTCGAGGACGGCGAACCCACCGTGGGCGCCTTCGTGATTGCCTACGGAAACAAGGGCACCTACAAGGACGGCGGCTCCAAGCCCCGGCGGTCCCAGTACGGGGATTCGCATCTGGTCCAGTGGACCGCGATCACCGAGCTCAAGAAGGAGTGCGGCATTGTCGAGTACGACTTCTGCGGCACACCGCCGAGCAGCCAGCTCAAGGACAAGAGCCACCCGCACCACGGGCTGGGCCTGTTCAAGACCAGTTTCTCCAAGACGGTCACTGATTTCGTTGGCTGCTATGACTTCGTGGTGGATCCGATCCGCTACCGGATCTGGAACACCATCGGCGAACGCGTGGCACGCCAGATTTACTGGCGCCGCCACCAGCAGCCGTTCTACTAAGCAGCAGTTACACCAGGCAATAACCCGGGCAGGGCCCGGAACAGGCGAAAGGCTAGTCCTTGGAGAACACCTCCGATCCGGGTGGGCACAAGCCCGGATCGAATCGGGATTCGGCACCGAATCCGGACCCGGTCGCCGGGCCCATTCCTCTGATCAGCGTGCCGTCCGGCCGGCGGGCCCAGACCGGCAAAGCGCAGCCCGCGAGCCCGCAGCCCGCGAGCCCGCAGCCCGGGAACCCGCAGCCCGGGAAAGAGAAGTCAGGGAACCCGCAGACCGCGAGCCCGCAGGCGGGCGGTTCCTCTGCGCAGAAGGGAAAACCCGGCAAAGCGACCCGGCAGGGGCAGGGTGCGGCCGCGCGGTCCCTGCGCCCCGGCGCCAAGGCCCCGGTTCCGCCGTCGAAAGGGCCGGGGCAGCCGCCCGCGGGTATGGGCATGCCTACTGCCGCGCTCCGCAGCACCCGGCCCAAACCCCCGCCCCCCACCACTTCGGTGGTTCAGCCGGCGGGGTCCAAGCAGCTTCGGCCCCAGACAAGCCGTATCCGCACCACCGCAGACCCGCGTGAGAAGCGCCCCGCACGCACGCGCAAGAGCGTGCCGCCGGGGACCGCGCCGCTGGGCTCCTCTTCCATCCGCCCCGACCGTTCCTCCGCGGCAGCGCGGCGGATGCTGCGCAAACTGGTCCAGGGCGAGAGCCCGCCCACCCAGGCCATGTCCATTGTGGAGCGGCTGGCAGGCAGCCCCTACGCCAACCCGCTGGTGCGCAGCGGCGGGCCGGATGCCAGTGCCCGGAAAACGCTGGACCTCGCCCTCGGCATGGCCGAGACGATGTTCCGCTACGGTGCCGGTGCCCTGGAAGTGGAAACCGCCATCATCGCGGTGACCGCGGCGTTCGGGCTGGAAAGCATCGAAGTGGACATCACGAACCAGTCGGTCCTGCTGAACTATTCTCCGAAGGACCAGACGCCCATCACGGTGATGCGCGTGGTGCGTTCCTGGACGAACAACTACGCCGGGCTCGGCCTGGTCCACCAGCTGGTTACCGACATCATCGACGGCGGGCTCTCCCGCGCCGAGGCCGCCAACCGGCTCAATGAAATCACCCAGCAGCCCAAGCCGTTTCCGCGCTGGGCCGTCACGGTGTCCGCGGGCGTCTTTGCCGCAGCCATTGTCGGGTTCATCGGCGGGGGTCCGCTGGCCTCACTGGTGGGCTTTGCCGGCACGGTGATGGTCAGCCTCCTCCAGCGCGTGCTGGGCAAGTGGCGGGTTCCGGACTTCTTCACCACGGCGGCCAGCGGCTTTGTGGTCACCGCCATGGCCATGCTTTTCTGGTCCATGGAAGTGCCGATTTCGCCCGGCATTGTCGTGGCCGGCGGCATCCTGGTCATGCTGCCCACCGGCCGTCTGGTTTCGGCCGTGCAGGATGCGATCAACGGGTTCCCGGTCACGGCGTCGGGCCGGTTCCTGTCCGCGTTCCTGACCTTCGGCGCCCTGGTGGCAGGCATCGCCGTCGCGCTCGTGATGGGCGCGTTGATGGGCATGGGCCAGCTGAACGTCACCGACGTGGCGTCGTCCCAGTATTCCTTCGCGGTGACGCTGCTGCTGCTGGCCATTGCGCTGGGTGCCATCTGCGTTGTCGAACAGTCCCCGCGGCAGCTGGTGCTGCCCACGGTCTTGATCGGCGTGGCAGGGTTCCTGGTCTACCAGGGGGCGGAAGCAGGCGGCATGGGACCGCGGCTGACTCCGGCGGTGTCCGCCATCTTCATCGGCATGGTGGCCCGCATCGTGGCCCTGCGGATGGGCGCCCCGCAGCTGATCGTCGCCGTGCCGGCCATTCTGTTCCTGTTCCCCGGGCTGGCGATCTTCCGGTCCATGTACGGCCTGAGCATCGGCACCGACGAGATGTACCAGGGCGTGGTGGGACTCTTCGATGCCCTGACCGTCATCCTGGCCATTTCCGGCGGCGTGGTGCTGGGCGACAACCTGGGCCGTCCCTTCACCCGCAACCTCAACGGCAACGACCGCCGCAACCGCCGGCGCTAGCTGGAACCGAAAAAGGCCCGGACCGCTGCAGCGGTCCGGGCCTTTTTCGTGTTCGGCTAGAGAATCTTCCCTACCGGGGTGCGTTTCTCGGCCTGGAAGACTTCCTCTGTGCGTCCGGCAGCCCAGTAGCCGGAGAGGGACACCTGCCGGCGGTCCAGCCCGCGGTGGCTGAACAGGACGTCCCGCAGGGACTTCATCACTTCCCGCTCACCATGGGCAAAGACCTGCACTGCCCCGTCCCGCCAGGACGCGGTAGCGACCGCCTCGGTCAGCAGCCGGCTCCGGCCGGCGGGAGTGTCACCGCGGAACAGCCAGGTCAGCTCCACCCCGTCCGGTTTGGGAACCGGCTGCCGGTCCTCGGGACCGGCCACTTCGATAAACGCCTGCCCGACGGCGTCCTGCGGCAGGGCGCGAAGCACGGTGGCCACCGCGGGCAGGGCGGATTCATCGGCAGCCAGCAGGTACCAGTCGGCATCGGGGTCGGGATTGAATGCTCCGCCGGGGCCGGAAAAGGTCAACGGTTCACCCGGCTGTGCGGAGGCGGCCCACGGCCCGGCCAGTCCTTCGTCGCCGTGGACTACGAAGTCGATGCTGATCTCCCGGGCCTGCAGATCCACGTCGCGGATGGTGTAGGTGCGGGACACCGGCCAGTGCTCGCGTTCGCTGCGGGACCGGATGGTGTCCAGGTCCTCCGTGCCGTCGATCGGCCGTCCCTGTGGGCCGAACCAGATTTTGCAGTAGGCATCGGCGCAGCTGTTGGGCTGGAACCGGTCAAACCCGGGGCCGCCGGCAACCACGCGGACCATATGTGCGCTGACCTGCTCCCGGCGGAGAACCTCGAGGGTCAGCAGCGGGCGCTGCCGCCGCGGAGCAGGAGCGTCGGGCTCCGGCGGGCGCGGTGGAGTCATTGATTCTGGCATGGGGTGTCTCCTAGGGAAGGACCTGTTTACTACCGTACAGCGCCAAGATGCCAGTCCACCGGCTCCGCGCCCTGCTGTACCAGCAGCTCATTGGCACGGCTGAACGGGCGGGAACCGAAGAACCCGCGCGAAGCTGAGAGGGGGCTCGGATGCGCGGATTCGACCGTGGGCGCACCGCCGAGAAACGGGACAATGCCCTGGGCATCGCGGCCCCACAGGATGGCTACCAGGGGAACTTGTGTGCCGTCGGGACGACGGCGGGACGCCAACGCGCGGACGGCAAGTTCGGTGACTTCCTCCCACCCGCGTTTCCGGTGTGAGCCGGCCTCGCCGGCACGCACCGTCAGCACACGGTTCAGCAGGACCACCCCCTGGTCTGCCCAGGCACTGAGGTCCCCGGAGGGGGATGGACCAATTCCCAGGTCAGCCTTCAGTTCGGTGAAGATGTTGTTCAGGCTGCGGGGAAGCGGGCGGACGCCCTTGCCTACGGAGAACGACAGCCCCACAGCATGCCCGGGGGTGGGATAAGGATCCTGGCCGACGATCAGCACCCGGGCACTGGCCAGCGGACGCTGGAAGGCCCGCAGGATGTTTTCGGGTGCGGGCAGGATATGCTGCCCGGCGCGTCGCTCCGCCTCCAGCTCGGCGGCAATTTCCTCAAGGCGCGTCCTGGCCGGCGCCATGACCTGCGCCCAGTCGGGGGCCATGAGGTCCTCGAGTCGGGTGGGGGCGGCGAAAGGGAAGGGGGTCTTTGGTGCAGGCTCGCCGGTGTAGGAAAAGAGCAGGGGTTCATCAGTGGTCACTGGACCATTTTGTCACCGCTCCGATTGCGGTGTCTTCCACGGTCCCTGGCCCAAATGACAACCCTGTTATTCCCAATTAGCATGGGCGGTACATATATACGGGAATCTTTTGGGAGTGAATGTGGCGGAATCGACCGAAGCCGAGCGGTTCTCCCTCGATGACGCAGTGGATCCGGAAAGCCCGCTGGGCGTCCAGGAACAGCAGATGCTCGCGTTGGAGCGGGCGTGGTGGAAGTATGCGGGTGCCAAGGAGCAGGCCATCAAGGACCTGTTCGGGATGTCGGCCACGAGGTACTACCAGGTCCTGAACGCCCTGATCGATACCGAGGAAGCCCTCGCGCATGATCCGATGCTGGTCAAGCGGTTGCGTAGACTACGTACGACCCGCCAGCGTGCCCGTACCGCCCGCCGGCTGGGCACCGGACTATAGCGCCGGTTCCCACCAACGTTGGCAGCCTAGGATGCGGTGCCACCAGAACAAGGATTGAAACGCCACTATGAGCCAATATCCCCGGGACGAGTTCGACAAGGTCCCCGAATCCTCGGTGCGGCAGGGCGTACACCGCGAACGCCTCATCCCCTCGCGTTCGACCGGGCTGGGGCTGCTGATCACCGTGGGTGTTCTCGCGCTGCTGATTGGCCTGGCAGCCTATTTTGTCCTGCCGCGCCTGGGTATCGGCGCCGGCTCCGGCGATCAGTCCCCCGCGGCCGGTGCGCCCGCTTCCGCTTCCGCATCCGCCACCGCCACCGCTGCAGCGTCTGCCACCGCTACGCCAACTTCGAACACTGACGAGGACGAGGCGGAGGCATCGCCGAGCCCGACCGCTGCCTCCGCCCCGACGCAGACGCCGAGCCCGACGCCTACGCCGACGGTACCGGCGATCGATCCCACGCAGCCGGTGGCGGTCTTCAACGCCAGCGGCGTCACCGGCCTCGGCGCCGGAGTTTCCGGCCGGATGTCAGCTGCAGGATGGTCCGTGGGCGCGGTGGCCAACTGGACCGGCGCACCCCAGCAGGGATCCGGCGTCTACTACAGCGCACCGGAGCTGGCAGCGAATGCACAGGCAGTCGGCGCTCAGCTGGGGATCCCGGTTCTGGAAACGCCCGGCTTCACCAGCGTCACCGTGGTCCTGGGTCCCGGATACCAGTAAGTCGAGTAAGTCGGGCCGGGCGGTAAAAAGACCATAACGTTATTGACCCCTGCATAGGTGATCCGGATCACCGTGGTTAGAGTGATGCCAGCCGGTTTGCGCCGCTGACCTCGGCCTCCCTTGGGAACCGACAGAGGCGCCGGATCCGGCGCCTCCGGCGTCCAAGCATGCCGCCGGAGGGCGGCATCTGGAATCTAGGTTGGAGAAGCATCATGGCGCAGGGGATCGTCAAGTGGTTTAACGGTGAAAAAGGGTACGGCTTTATTACCCTCGACGAGGCGGAAACGGATGTGTTCGTCCACTGGTCGGCCATCCAGGCATCGGGTTACCGGACTCTGGAAGAAGGCCAGCGGGTGGAGTTCGAAATCGGCGAGGGTCAGAAGGGGCCGCAGGCCGAGGAAGTCCGGGCACTGTAAACCACTCTGAAGTACATCTTCCCGGCTTGGGGACGGGATCGGCAGCGGCGGAGCCTCGGCTCCGCCGCTGCTTTTGCATCCCGTGCCGGCGGTCCGCCGGTTCCCTGTGAACCCGGCATCATGTCGGCGTGATCGCTTGCACTCAGTGTGTGGGAGTGCTAATTATTGACTTAGCACTCTTGCCGGATGACTGCTAAATGTCCGACGGTGTTGAGTGGACAAGCAACCCACTGGGGTGAGGAACGGGGAGCGCGTAAAGAGATCGCGCGAGCCGGACCGTCCGTCGCGGGCACTCCAGCCAGGAATGCAACATTTTGCTCCAAGCATGACTGTTCCGGAAGGACGATAGCCGTTATGGCCAAGATCATTGCATTTGAAGAAGAGGCACGCCGCGGCCTCGAGCGCGGGTTGAACATCCTCGCCGACGCCGTCAAGGTGACCCTCGGCCCGCGTGGCCGCAACGTGGTCCTCGAAAAGAAGTGGGGCGCCCCCACGATCACCAATGACGGCGTTTCCATCGCCAAGGAGATCGAGCTGGACGATCCCTACGAGAAGATCGGCGCCGAGCTGGTCAAGGAAGTTGCCAAGAAGACTGACGATGTTGCCGGTGACGGCACCACCACGGCAACCGTTCTCGCCCAGGCACTGGTCAGGGAAGGCCTGCGCAACGTTGCCGCCGGCGCCGACCCGCTGAGCCTGAAGCGCGGCATCGAGAAGGCTGTTGCCGCTGTCACCGCCGAGCTGATTGCTTCCGCCAAGGAGATCGAAACCAAGGAGCAGATCGCCGCTACGGCTTCCATCTCCGCCGGTGACCAGCAGATCGGCGACCTGATCGCCGAAGCGCTGGACAAGGTCGGCAAGGAAGGCGTCATCACGGTCGAGGAGTCCAACACCTTCGGCCTGGAGCTGGAACTCACCGAAGGCATGCGCTTCGATAAGGGCTACATCTCCGGTTACTTCGTCACCGACGCCGAGCGCCAGGAAACGGTCCTCGAGGATCCGTACATCCTGATCGTCAACTCCAAGATCTCGAACGTCAAGGACCTCGTTGCCGTCCTCGAGAAGGTCATGCAGTCCGGTAAGCCGCTGCTGATCATCGCCGAAGACGTTGAAGGCGAAGCCCTGGCAACCCTGGTTGTCAACAAGATCCGCGGCACCTTCAAGTCCGTCGCCGTCAAGGCACCGGGCTTCGGTGACCGCCGCAAGGCACAGCTGGCCGACATCGCCATCCTCACCGGCGGCCAGGTCATTGCTGAAGAAGTTGGCCTGAAGCTCGAGAACGCCACGCTGGACCTGTTGGGCAAGGCCCGCAAGGTTGTTGTCACCAAGGATGAAACCACCATCGTGGAAGGCGCAGGCGACGCCGAAGAGATCGCCGGCCGCGTCAACCAGATCCGTGCCGAGATCGAGAACTCCGATTCCGACTACGACCGCGAGAAGCTGCAGGAGCGCCTGGCCAAGCTGGCCGGCGGCGTTGCAGTCATCAAGGCCGGCGCGGCAACCGAAGTTGAGCTGAAGGAACGCAAGCACCGCATTGAGGACGCTGTCCGCAACGCAAAGGCTGCAGTGGAAGAAGGCATCGTCGCCGGCGGCGGCGTGGCCCTCATCCAGGCCGGCCTCAAGGCCTTCGCCAACCTGTCCCTCGAGGGCGACGAAGCAACGGGCGCGAACATCGTCCGCGTTGCCATCGACGCTCCGCTGAAGCAGATTGCCTTCAACGCCGGCATGGAGCCGGGCGTAGTTGTCGACAAGGTCCGCGGCCTGCCCGAGGGCTTCGGCCTGA is a genomic window containing:
- the groL gene encoding chaperonin GroEL (60 kDa chaperone family; promotes refolding of misfolded polypeptides especially under stressful conditions; forms two stacked rings of heptamers to form a barrel-shaped 14mer; ends can be capped by GroES; misfolded proteins enter the barrel where they are refolded when GroES binds), with amino-acid sequence MAKIIAFEEEARRGLERGLNILADAVKVTLGPRGRNVVLEKKWGAPTITNDGVSIAKEIELDDPYEKIGAELVKEVAKKTDDVAGDGTTTATVLAQALVREGLRNVAAGADPLSLKRGIEKAVAAVTAELIASAKEIETKEQIAATASISAGDQQIGDLIAEALDKVGKEGVITVEESNTFGLELELTEGMRFDKGYISGYFVTDAERQETVLEDPYILIVNSKISNVKDLVAVLEKVMQSGKPLLIIAEDVEGEALATLVVNKIRGTFKSVAVKAPGFGDRRKAQLADIAILTGGQVIAEEVGLKLENATLDLLGKARKVVVTKDETTIVEGAGDAEEIAGRVNQIRAEIENSDSDYDREKLQERLAKLAGGVAVIKAGAATEVELKERKHRIEDAVRNAKAAVEEGIVAGGGVALIQAGLKAFANLSLEGDEATGANIVRVAIDAPLKQIAFNAGMEPGVVVDKVRGLPEGFGLNAATGEYEDLLAAGINDPVKVTRSALQNAASIAGLFLTTEAVVADKPEKSAPAMGGADEMGGMGGMGGF
- a CDS encoding lipid II:glycine glycyltransferase FemX: MRDFSARLATAEEIANWDKHVLANPGGGNVLQSASFAEVKSHHGWNPVYLAFTGPDYTTYTLAIEKKVPALGSLWYLIKGPDVAAPEDVPLVVNALTRFIKQTRRKVFAIKVEPDIVDSEEVQALFTGAGFIKTFNLQPNDSTALLDTTPDEEQLLKNLSSRGRNAVRRAIREGADVRRVEPTEENMRTMYRLMAHIEDRSAARLRSYEYYHRFWSNFVAAGQGRFYFAFEDGEPTVGAFVIAYGNKGTYKDGGSKPRRSQYGDSHLVQWTAITELKKECGIVEYDFCGTPPSSQLKDKSHPHHGLGLFKTSFSKTVTDFVGCYDFVVDPIRYRIWNTIGERVARQIYWRRHQQPFY
- a CDS encoding threonine/serine exporter family protein; translated protein: MPTAALRSTRPKPPPPTTSVVQPAGSKQLRPQTSRIRTTADPREKRPARTRKSVPPGTAPLGSSSIRPDRSSAAARRMLRKLVQGESPPTQAMSIVERLAGSPYANPLVRSGGPDASARKTLDLALGMAETMFRYGAGALEVETAIIAVTAAFGLESIEVDITNQSVLLNYSPKDQTPITVMRVVRSWTNNYAGLGLVHQLVTDIIDGGLSRAEAANRLNEITQQPKPFPRWAVTVSAGVFAAAIVGFIGGGPLASLVGFAGTVMVSLLQRVLGKWRVPDFFTTAASGFVVTAMAMLFWSMEVPISPGIVVAGGILVMLPTGRLVSAVQDAINGFPVTASGRFLSAFLTFGALVAGIAVALVMGALMGMGQLNVTDVASSQYSFAVTLLLLAIALGAICVVEQSPRQLVLPTVLIGVAGFLVYQGAEAGGMGPRLTPAVSAIFIGMVARIVALRMGAPQLIVAVPAILFLFPGLAIFRSMYGLSIGTDEMYQGVVGLFDALTVILAISGGVVLGDNLGRPFTRNLNGNDRRNRRR
- a CDS encoding LytR C-terminal domain-containing protein; its protein translation is MSQYPRDEFDKVPESSVRQGVHRERLIPSRSTGLGLLITVGVLALLIGLAAYFVLPRLGIGAGSGDQSPAAGAPASASASATATAAASATATPTSNTDEDEAEASPSPTAASAPTQTPSPTPTPTVPAIDPTQPVAVFNASGVTGLGAGVSGRMSAAGWSVGAVANWTGAPQQGSGVYYSAPELAANAQAVGAQLGIPVLETPGFTSVTVVLGPGYQ
- a CDS encoding siderophore-interacting protein, with product MPESMTPPRPPEPDAPAPRRQRPLLTLEVLRREQVSAHMVRVVAGGPGFDRFQPNSCADAYCKIWFGPQGRPIDGTEDLDTIRSRSEREHWPVSRTYTIRDVDLQAREISIDFVVHGDEGLAGPWAASAQPGEPLTFSGPGGAFNPDPDADWYLLAADESALPAVATVLRALPQDAVGQAFIEVAGPEDRQPVPKPDGVELTWLFRGDTPAGRSRLLTEAVATASWRDGAVQVFAHGEREVMKSLRDVLFSHRGLDRRQVSLSGYWAAGRTEEVFQAEKRTPVGKIL
- a CDS encoding cold-shock protein, with the protein product MAQGIVKWFNGEKGYGFITLDEAETDVFVHWSAIQASGYRTLEEGQRVEFEIGEGQKGPQAEEVRAL
- a CDS encoding DUF3263 domain-containing protein, which gives rise to MDPESPLGVQEQQMLALERAWWKYAGAKEQAIKDLFGMSATRYYQVLNALIDTEEALAHDPMLVKRLRRLRTTRQRARTARRLGTGL
- a CDS encoding uracil-DNA glycosylase is translated as MTTDEPLLFSYTGEPAPKTPFPFAAPTRLEDLMAPDWAQVMAPARTRLEEIAAELEAERRAGQHILPAPENILRAFQRPLASARVLIVGQDPYPTPGHAVGLSFSVGKGVRPLPRSLNNIFTELKADLGIGPSPSGDLSAWADQGVVLLNRVLTVRAGEAGSHRKRGWEEVTELAVRALASRRRPDGTQVPLVAILWGRDAQGIVPFLGGAPTVESAHPSPLSASRGFFGSRPFSRANELLVQQGAEPVDWHLGAVR